One segment of Carya illinoinensis cultivar Pawnee chromosome 1, C.illinoinensisPawnee_v1, whole genome shotgun sequence DNA contains the following:
- the LOC122314875 gene encoding pirin-like protein yields MTLVRAISPKLLFHAKPAKTTPNHVRAPAFIQSIMSETGQAPSFETPRLVVKTVLATEQPEGDGAVVRRSIGRRELRSLDPFLLLDHFSVSPPGGFHDHPHRGFETVTYMFQGAITHQDFAGNKGTIQTGDVQWMTAGRGIVHSEMPTGGLSTGLQLWINLSSKYKMIEPSYQELLSENIDRAEEDGVEVRVIAGESMGVRSPVHTLTPTMYLDFTLKPGAELRQSIPESWNSFVYIIEGEGIFGSPNSAPVAAHNLLVLGPGDGLSVWNRSSNNLRFVLLGGQPLNEPMAKYGPFVMNTQAEINRTLEDFKHFKNGFGLARTWRSQ; encoded by the exons ATGACGCTCGTAAGGGCAATAAGCCCCAAGCTACTGTTCCACGCAAAGCCAGCAAAAACCACACCCAACCATGTCAGAGCCCCTGCCTTCATCCAAAGCATCATGTCTGAAACAGGTCAAGCTCCTTCTTTCGAGACGCCCAGATTGGTGGTCAAGACGGTTTTGGCCACAGAACAACCTGAGGGTGATGGTGCTGTTGTTAGGAGATCCATTGGAAG GAGGGAATTAAGGTCTTTGGATCCCTTTTTGCTGTTGGATCATTTCTCAG TGAGTCCTCCTGGGGGATTTCATGATCATCCGCACAGAG GTTTTGAGACTGTCACATACATGTTCCAG GGAGCCATTACCCATCAAGATTTTGCGGGCAACAAGGGGACAATTCAAACTGGTGATGTGCAG TGGATGACAGCAGGTAGAGGAATCGTCCACTCTGAAATGCCTACAGGAGGACTTTCAACGGGATTACAGCTTTGGATCAATTTATCCtccaaatataaaat GATTGAACCAAGTTATCAAGAACTCCTAAGTGAGAATATAGATAGGGCAGAGGAAGATGGGGTTGAGGTCCGAGTTATAGCAGGAGAATCCATGGGAGTCCGATCTCCGGTTCACACCCTAACTCCAACAATGTATCTGGATTTCACTCTAAAACCCGGAGCTGAACTGCGTCAAAGTATCCCAGAATCATGGAATTCCTTTGTGTATATAATTGAAGGAGAAGGGATCTTTGGCTCCCCAAACTCAGCACCCGTGGCAGCTCACAATCTCCTGGTTTTGGGTCCTGGAGACGGTCTAAGTGTGTGGAACAGGTCTTCaaataatttgagatttgtGTTGCTTGGAGGGCAGCCACTTAATGAACCAATGGCTAAGTACGGGCCTTTTGTGATGAACACACAAGCTGAAATCAATAGGACTCTTGAGGACTTCAAACATTTCAAAAATGGGTTTGGACTGGCCAGGACCTGGAGATCTCAATGA